The Streptomyces sp. WZ-12 genome segment TGCGGGCCACCGCCGACGGCGACCACCTCACCCTCGACAACGGCCGGCTACGGGTGCGCGTCGACCCCGACGGCCTGCTGACCTCCGTCCGCGACCTGGCCGCCGGCCGGGAGGCGCTGGCCCCCGGCGCCCGCGGCAACCTCCTCCAACTGCACCCCGACCACCCCAACCAGTACGACGCCTGGGACCTCGACCGGCACTACCGCAACCGGCACACCGACCTCACCGCCGCCGACGCCGTCGAACTGGTCGCCTCCGGTCCGCTGACCGCCACCGTGCGGGTCACCCGCACCTTCGGCGCCTCCCGCCTCACCCAGGACCTCACCCTGCACGCCGGCTCCCGCCGCCTGGAGATCACCACCGACATCGACTGGCACGAGTCGGAGAAGGTCCTCAAGGCCGCGTTCCCGTTGGACGTGCATGCCGAACGCTCCACCGCCGAGATCCAGTTCGGCCACGTGCACCGCCCCACCCACGCCAACACGAGCTGGGACGCGGCCCGTTACGAGATCTGCGCGCACCGCTGGCTCCGGGTCGCCGAACCGGGCTACGGCATCGCCGTCCTCAACGACTCCACCTACGGCCACGACGTCACCCGCACCCCCCACGAGGACGGCGTCGGCACGACCGTGCGGCTCACCCTGCTGCGCGCCCCGCACAGCCCCGACCCCGAGACCGACCAGGGCACCCACCGCCTCCGCTACGCGCTGCTCCCCGGCGCCGGCACCGGCGACGCCCTCGCCGGCGGCCTGGCCCTCAACCTCCCGCTGCGCACCGCCCCCGGCACCGGACGCCTCACTCCGCTGGTGCGCGTCGACCACCCGGCCCTGACCGTCGAGTCGGTGAAGCTCGCCGACGACCGCAGCGGCGATGTCGTCGTCCGCCTCTACGAATCCCACGGCAGTCGCGCGAGGGGAACCCTCGCGCCCGGCTTCCCCGTCGCCCACGCCACCGTCACCGACCTGCTCGAACGCCCCCTCCGGGACGAGGAGGAGGGACCGACCTCGGACCTGGCGCTCACCCTGCGCCCGTTCCAGATCCTGACCCTCCGGCTCCGGCCGCAGCACCCGGCAGCGGCCCCCGAGTGAGGCGCGCCCGGCCCGCCGGTACGCCCGGCGGGCCTCATCCGCGCGGAATGTTGCGCAGGTTGGACCGGGCCATCTGGAGCATCCGCCCCACCCCGCCGTCCAGCACGATCTTCCCGGCCGAGAGCGCGAAGCCCGACACCATCTCGGCGCTGATCTTCGGCGGGATGGACAGCGCGTTGGGGTCGGTGACCACGTCGACCAGCGCCGGCCCCTTGTGCCGGAACGCGTCCCGCAGCGCCCCGCGCAGTTGCTTGGGCTTCTCCACCCGCACGCCGTACGCCCCGGCCGCACCGGCGAGCGCGGCGAAGTCCGGGTTCTTGTTGGTGGTGCCGTACGAGGGCAGCCCCGACACCAGCATCTCCAACTCCACCATTCCCAAGGAGGAGTTGTTGAACAGCACCACCTTCACCGGCAGGTCGTACTGGACCAGGGTCAGGAAGTCGCCCATCAGCATCGTGAAGCCGCCGTCCCCGGACATCGAGACGACCTGCCGGCCGCGGTCGAGGAACTGGGCGCCGATCGCCTGCGGCAGCGCGTTGGCCATCGAGCCGTGACTGAACGAACCGATCACCCGCCGGCGCCCGTTGGGCGTGAGGTAGCGGGCCGCCCAGACGTTGCACATCCCGGTGTCAACGGTGAAGACCGCGTCGGCGGCGGCCTCCTCGTCGAGCACCGAGGCGACGTACTCCGGGTGGATCGGCACGTGCTTCTCCACCTTGCGGGTGTACGCCCTGACCACGCCCTCCAGCGCGTCCGCGTGCTTCTTCAGCATCCGGTCCAGGAACCTGCGGTCGGTCTTGGCCCGCACCCGCGGGGTCAGACAGCGCAGCGTCTCCCGTACGTCACCCCAGACGGCGAGGTCCAACTTGCAGCGCCGGCCCAGGTGTTCGGGCCGCACGTCCACCTGGACGATCCGGACGTCGTCGGGGAGGAAGGCGGTGTACGGGAAGTCGGTACCGAGCAGGATCAGCAGATCGCACTCGTGGGTGGCCTCGTAGGCCGCGCCGTACCCCAACAGCCCGCTCATCCCCACGTCGTAGGGGTTGTCGTACTGGATCCACTCCTTGCCGCGCAGCGCGTGGCCCACCGGCGACTTCACCCGCTCCGCGAACTCCATCACCTCGGCGTGCGCGCCCGCGGTGCCGCTGCCGCAGAACAGCGTGACCCGGTCCGCCTCGTCGACCATCCGGGCCAGCTCGTCGATCTCGGCGTCCCCGGGGCGGACCGAGGGCCGGGTGGTCACCAGGGCGTGCTGGAAGGCCCGTTCGGGCGCCGGGTCGGCGGCGAGGTCGCCGGGCAGCGAGACCACCGCCACGCCGCTCTGCCCCACGGCGTGCTGGATCGCGGTCTGCACCACCCGCGGCATCTGCTTGGTGCTGGAGATCAGCTCGCTGTAATGGCTGCACTCGGCGAACAGCCGGTCCGGGTGGGTCTCCTGGAAGAAGCTGGTGCCGATCTCGCTGGACGGGATGTGCGAGGCCAGCGCCAGCACCGGGGCCATCGAGCGGTGCGCGTCGTACAGGCCGTTGATCAGGTGCAGGTTCCCGGGCCCGCAGGACCCCGCGCAGGCCGCCAACTTCCCGGTGAGCTGCGCCTCCGCCCCGGCGGCGAAGGCCGCGGTCTCCTCGTGCCGGACCTGGATCCAGTCGATGCCGGAATTGCGGCGGATGGCGTCCACCACCGGGTTCAGGCTGTCCCCGACGACCCCGTAGAGCCGTCGCACACCGGCCCGCACCAGGATGTCGATGAACTGTTCGGCTACGGTCTGCTTGGCCACGGAACGAGCCTCCTTGGGGCGGTGCACGGGCCGACGGGCACGGCTGGCTGCTGGCTGGACTTCCCATGTACCCACGGGACCACGCGCTCCGCCTCCGGCGGCGTGCGATCGGGCGCGCGACCGGCGCCCGTCACCTCACGCCTCCCACACCCCCACCGCCGTGCGGTCCCCGACGTCCTCCGCGGCCCGCGGCCGGACGGCGGTGAGGAAGTCGGCGGGGTCGGGCGGGGCGGGCGCGGACCAGGCGGCGGCCAGCCGGGCGGCGGCATCCGGGTCGAGGCCGAGCCGCCCCGCCAGATCGGGGCCGCACAGCAACAGGACGTCGCCCGGGCGCCCCGGCTCGGCGCGGAAGCGGAACGGCGTCCCGTCGCCGGGCTCCAGGTCCGCCCACCCGCCGTCCCGCAGCCGGAACAGCCCGCCCGCACCGACGCCGAAGAACACCCGGGTGCGACAGCCGGGATCCGCGGACAGCAGGAGGCAGCGCAGCGCGGCGGGGGGCGGGCCGGCAGTACTGGGGGTGCCGGGCGGCCCGACTGTCCTGGGCGGCTCGGGTGTCCCGGTGGGCTCAGGCGCCCCGGTCGACTCGGGTGTCCCCGTCGGCCCGGTGCGGAGTTTGCCGTGCGCGCGGTGGGTGAGGCGCTGTAAGCCCGCCCGGAGCGCGTCGGTCCGGCCGGTGCGGAGGTCCCGCGCCAGTTGGGCGGCGCTGCGGCCGATGGCGCCGCCCAGCCAGGCGCAGGCGTCGCGGGCCGCGCGCGGGGCGGCGGGCGCCGCGGTGGCCACGGCGATCAGCAACAGCGCGTCCCGTCCCGTCCCGAACCGGGCGGTCAGGAGCGCGGCCCCGCGGGCGGCACCGCGCCGACGGGCGACGGCCCCGCGCCGGGCGACGGCACGGACCGCCGCGGAACCGAATGCGGCGCCCTCCAGAACGGTGTCCGGCACCAGTTGGTCCAGCGCGTCCGGATCGGCCTCGGGAAATCCGCAGGCGTCGGGAAGGGAACGGGCCGCGCGCTCCCGGGTGGTGGGCTCCCCGCCCGTACGGCCGTCGGGCGGCCCGGATTGCGCTACGGACGCCCCTACGGGAGACGAGGAGGGTGGTGATGCTGGGGATGGGGACGGAGTCGGGGACGCGGGGGGCGTGGGGAACGGCTGCGATCGGGCCGGCAGTTCCCAGGGGCGCGGCTCCCAACCGCTCGGCTCCCACGGCCGGGGCTCGAACGCCCCGGGAGCCAACTCCCCGGAGCCGGAACCCTCCGATCCGGTCCCGGCGAAGGCAGCCCCCGCTGGGGGGCTAGGGTCAGCAACGGTCGCGTCAGAGGCCGACGCCCGATCGGGCCGCTGCGCTCCCCCGGCCCCCGCGTCCCGCCCCACCGTCCGCAGTGCCGACTCGATCCGGTCGTCGAGGGTGTCCGAGGCACCGTCCGGCCGGGACCCACCGGACCGCTCGGCGTCCTCGGCCTCTTCCCCGTACAGCTCGCGCCACCACCAGTCGTCCTCTCTGCCGCGGCCCGCCCCGTGCTGGTTCATGGGTCGCATTGTCCCGTTGCGCGCGCTCCCGAAACAGGGCGCGAAGAGGGCATTCCAGGAAGCGCGCCCGGTCCGCGTCCGGCAGTCTTGGGCCATGCGGGCCCTGAGAGAGCGCAGCCTTCGAGCCGTCGCCGGGCACGCGCCGCTCCGGACCCGGCCGGACACCGGCGCCTCCGGGGCCGCGGCATGAACGTCGGGCAACTGATCGTCGTCGGGCTCGTCATGCTGCTCGGGGTGTTCGGCGTGCTGATCCCGGGCATCCCGGGACCGCTGGTGGTGTGGGCGGGGCTGCTGTGGTGGACGACGGTGGAGCGGTCCTCGTGGGCGTGGACGGTGTTGATGGCCGGAACCGGCGTGCTGCTCCTCAACCAGGTGCTGAAGTGGCTGCTGCCGGCCCGCAATCTGCGCGCGGCGGGCGCCCCGTACCGCACCCTGGTCCTCGCCGGCGTGACCGGCATCGCGGGCTTCTTCCTGCTCCCGGTGATCGGCTGTCCGCTGGGGGCGTTCGGCGGCCTCTACGTCCTGGAACGGGTCCGCCTCGGCAGCCACGGCGACGCCTGGGCCTCCACCCGCACGGTGCTGCGCGCCGTCGGCCTGAGCGTGCTGGTCGAACTGTTCGCCTGCCTGCTGGTGGTGGGCGCCTGGGTAGGGGCGGTGGTCGCGGGCTGAAACCCCCGCGACCACCGCCCCGGCCCCGTACCGCGCCCGGCCGACCGACGGCGCTATCGACCCCGCCGGCGCTCCCGGCCCTCCACCCCCTGCCCCCGCTTCCGCTCCGTCATGTGCCGCCCCAGCGCCTGCTTCTGCTTCCACTCGCGCCGGAGTTGGGCGCGCTGCCGGACGTCGGTCTTGGCCACGATCCACTGGTTCTCGCGCCGCAGCTTGCGATGGCTCTCCAACCGGCGCGGCGCCAACTCGCCGCTCGCCACGGCCTCTTGGACCGCGCAGCCCGGCTCCGCCTCGTGGGCGCAGTCGTGGAACCGGCAGCGCCCGGCCAGTTCCTCGACGTCCGCGAACGCCCGGGCCAGCCCGGCCTCCGCGTCCCACATGCCGACGCCGCGCAGTCCCGGCGTATCGATGAGGGCGCCACCGGCGGGCAGCACCAGCAGGTCCCGGGTGGTGGTGGTGTGCCGCCCCTTGCCGTCCTGGTCGCGGACCGCCTGGACGTCCTGGACGTCCGCCCCCAACAGCGCGTTGGCCAGCGTGGACTTGCCGGCTCCGGACCGCCCCACCAGGACGGAGGTGGCGCCGGCGAGCAGCGTGGACAGCGCGTCGAGGCCGTCCCCGGTTGCCGCGCTGACCGCCAGCACCGGCGCCCCGGGCGCGGCCGCCGCGACGTCGGCCACCAGGTGGTCGAGCACGGCCGGATCGCCCACCAGGTCCGCCTTGGTGAGGGCGACCAACGGGCGCGCCCCGCCCGCACCGGGCGACGCGGACCCGTCCGCCGCACTGGACAGCGCCAACGCGAGGAACCGCTCGATGCGCCCGAGGTCCAACTGCTCCGCGAGCGACACGCAGATGACGATGCGGTCGACGTTGGTGGCCAGCACCTGGCCCTCGGAGCGCTTCGACGAGGCGGAGCGGACGAACGCCGTCCGCCGGGGCAGCAACGCCCGTACGACGCCGTCGAGATGGTCGCCGCTCCGGCCGTTCGCCAGGTCGATCGCGGCCCAGTCGCCGGTGCACGGCACCCGCATCGGGTCGCCGGTCGCCACCAGCGCGGCGTCCGCCAACACCGTCCGGACGCCGTCCCCTTCGGGCACGACGGCGTCCACCCGCCCGCGGTCCACGCGGACGATCCGGCCGGGCACGAACCCCTGCCCGGCGAAGGGGAGGAAACTCTCCGCGAAGCCGTCGTCCCAGCCGTAGCCGGTCAGCGGATGCGCAGCGGAGAAAGCGAAGTCGAACAACGGGATGGCCCTTTCGGGAAATACGGGCCCCGGCGCGGCGCACGGCACACGGGCGCGTACGCGAAAGAGAGTCGGTCAGCCGGAGGCCACGGAGGGAAGAGTGAGGGTCTGCTGCATGCGGGCAATGCCCGACACCACGACGACGGTCATCAGGTCTCACCTCCCTTTCCTCAACGGCTGCCAGCGACCCTAGCCCGGCCCCGCGCGACGCCGCCACGCATTTATTCCGGCGCCGCTCAGCCGCCCCTGCCGGGGCAGTAGACGGCCTCCCGCTCCCGCCAACTCCACCTCCCCACCGCCCGATTCCTTATCGAACCTTTGCCCTCACCTGGTCGTCAGCGGAACGACGGTGCGCCACGCTGTCGGCACGTCACGACTTGACGGGGGACTACCTTGAATAGCGAACTTCCCGGCCGCGTAGCCCGGTTACCCCGGCTCCGCGGCCATGGCGCGGGCGGGGGCTCCGCATGACGAACAGGATCGTCAAGGCGCTGGAGGACGGCGCTGGCAAACTGGCCAAGACCCTCGGCAAGGACGCCGGCAAGGCCGTCCAGGACCTCTACCACGACACCGGCAAGCGGCTGAAGCGGGTCGCCGACAACCATCTGGAGACCGACGCCAAGCACGCGGCGGAGATGGAGCGGATCGCCAAGCGCCCGCGCACCGAGACGCCGGTATACCACCTCGACGACCGCGGCAACATCAGCCGGCTGCGCCACAACCCGGGCGCCAAGACGCCGGAGGAGCGGTACAAGAAGGAGAAGCTGACCTCCGAGGACAAGGAACGGCTGGGGCTACAGAGTTCGTCGATCGGGGGTCCCCGGAAAGGGGAGCAGGCCGCCCGCCTTAAGAACAAGCAGGAGGGCAGGACCGACCCACGGCCCACATCATCCTCGACCCCGGTGGCGCAGGGGAGTTCGGACCTCGCCCAGGCCACCCAGCTCGCCCGCCACGCGGACAACAGCTACGGCACGCACAGGGGCGGCGAGTTCTCCAGCAACAACTACGCCGCGGCGCGCATCACCGGCGCGAACGACAAGGGGGACTTCATCCTCGTCGGACGCAGCCATCGGGGCACCAGCGAGTATCCCGGCGCCCATTCGGAGCGCATGATCGGAACACCCTTCCTAAGGCAGGGAGAAGGGAACCGAATACGGGACCTGTATACGGAACGGGCGCCCTGTGGACCGGCGGCGAACTGCTCGGCCTGGATGGCCGAAAGGCTCTCACACGTCAATGTCAGTCACACCTTCGAGTACGGAAACACCACGGCGTCAAGAGCCGCCGGTAATGCGGCAATGCAGCAATATCTCGACGGGCTGAAGGCCAGTAGATAGACTCCCTACCCGCCCCTACCCAGCGACAGGAACGGCGCATGACCACCAGCCCTGACGACCTCAGTCGCCCAGCGCTTGAGACCGTGTTCACCCCGGCCGAGCTGATCACCGTCCCGGAGCGCCAACTCGCCGACGTGGCCGACCCGGACGCCAGAGAGGTACTGCGCACGCTGGGGCTTCCGACGGGGGCCACCCCGTGGTTCAGCTTCTACACCAAGATCGGCGAACGGTTCGAGCGGGTCGGCGAGGACTTCGACTGGGAGCTCGCCGATACGTACGACGAGGTGCCACCGGGCGCCGACAGGTGGATCCCGCTGGCCGAGATCCCCTACGACAGCATCGTCCTGGACCCCGAAACCGGTAAGGTCCACTGCCTTCCGCAGGACGGTGAGATCTACCTCTTCAACAGCACCCTCCGGCAATTCGTCCACTTCCTCTACATCCTGCAAGTCGAGCGCCCCGCATACGACATGGAATGGGAAGGCGACGACGACCTCTTCGACTCCGAGGGTGCGCGTTCCCGTGTCGAGGCGGCGATGCGGTCCATCGATCCGGCCGCCCTGGAAATTCCGGAATCGCGCTGGCACGACGTACTCGCCGGCATCGAGGACCCCGAATACGACCACTACTGACGGCCGCTGCCAACAACCGCTAGTAACGGCCACCGACGCAATTGCCGACCACCCACCCGGCAGCTACCGCATTCCCGCCCAAGGAGCCCCGATCCGGTGACTGAGGACACATCCCTGCGGACCTTCGGGCCGAGCGACCCCGAAGACCCCGCCGGCGCACCGGCGCACCGGCTGGCCGGGGTGTCGGTGCCGTGGCAGGTCGGTCCCTATTTCGCCACCCGAGGCGACGATCCGGTCCCGCTGGGCGCCTACGCCGAGGCGAACGGGCACCGCCTCAGCCGGGCGGAGTGCGCGGACTGGGCGCGGCTGGGCACCGACAACGGCTTCGAACTGTGCGCGGACGCGGAGGGTTCGGTGTGGGCGGTGCTGCTGGACTTCGAGGAGGACGACCGGTTCGTCAACTCCTCCCCTGAGGAGTTCGCCGCCGGCCTGGCGGAGCTGCACGAGGCCCTGCGGGTCATCCTGAGCACCGACCGGCCGGCGACCGCCGCCGCGGCCTTCGAGAAGCTGACGGAACGTCTGAAGACCGCGAATCCACGGGCGTTCGTGGACCGGGAGAGCTGGTGGCCACTGGTGCTGGACGACATCCGCGACACCGCGAGCGTCGAGAACTACGCGGCCTTCGAGTACGTCGACCCGACCAGCGGCAAGCGGATCGTCACCCGCTCCGGCACCCTCGGCCTGCACCCCGAGGAGCGGTTGTGGGACGGGCTGCACGCGGCCGGGGTCAAGCCGGAGCAGGTCCTGCGCATCCACACCGACCTGGAGCCGTGTTTCCTGCCCGGCCACTACTGCTCGCTGTGGCTCGGACAGGTCTTCCCGCACGCTGAGTTGACGCACAGCTTCCCCTACGGCGAGTCCGCCGAGTCGCGGGCCGCCGGCGTCCGGGCCCTGCGGGAGAGCTCCGCCCAGGAGGACGGGCCGGACGCTTCGAACGGTTCGGCGGCCGACCGGTGAGCGCCGCCCCCGCGCCGGGCGGTCCCGATATCGCCGCCTGGCCGCCGTTGGACCAGGTCACCGCGGCCCACGGGCCGGCGCTGCTGGACTGGGCGGCCGACACCTCGCCGGAACGCCCCCGGGTCTGTCTGGTGCGGGGGGCCAGGGGCAGCGGCAAGAGCCGGTTACTGGCGTGGTTCCTCATGGGCTCGCCCGCCCATCCCCGCACCGTCGTGCACGCGGCCGTCCTCGCGGAGGGGCTGATCTCGGACGCCGCGGCCTGGGACGTCGGGCGGCAACTCGGCTACGGCCCGCTGTCGCCGGCCCGGTTGCTGGACCGGCTGCTGGTCGATCAGCGCCCCCTGCTGCTGCTCGTGGCCGACCTCCACCGCGCCGGACGCGGCCCCGCCGACGGCCCGTTGGCCCGGCCCGCCACCCTCGTCCGGGAGCTGTTGCGGCCGC includes the following:
- a CDS encoding pyruvate dehydrogenase, with the protein product MAKQTVAEQFIDILVRAGVRRLYGVVGDSLNPVVDAIRRNSGIDWIQVRHEETAAFAAGAEAQLTGKLAACAGSCGPGNLHLINGLYDAHRSMAPVLALASHIPSSEIGTSFFQETHPDRLFAECSHYSELISSTKQMPRVVQTAIQHAVGQSGVAVVSLPGDLAADPAPERAFQHALVTTRPSVRPGDAEIDELARMVDEADRVTLFCGSGTAGAHAEVMEFAERVKSPVGHALRGKEWIQYDNPYDVGMSGLLGYGAAYEATHECDLLILLGTDFPYTAFLPDDVRIVQVDVRPEHLGRRCKLDLAVWGDVRETLRCLTPRVRAKTDRRFLDRMLKKHADALEGVVRAYTRKVEKHVPIHPEYVASVLDEEAAADAVFTVDTGMCNVWAARYLTPNGRRRVIGSFSHGSMANALPQAIGAQFLDRGRQVVSMSGDGGFTMLMGDFLTLVQYDLPVKVVLFNNSSLGMVELEMLVSGLPSYGTTNKNPDFAALAGAAGAYGVRVEKPKQLRGALRDAFRHKGPALVDVVTDPNALSIPPKISAEMVSGFALSAGKIVLDGGVGRMLQMARSNLRNIPRG
- a CDS encoding protein phosphatase 2C domain-containing protein, which produces MNQHGAGRGREDDWWWRELYGEEAEDAERSGGSRPDGASDTLDDRIESALRTVGRDAGAGGAQRPDRASASDATVADPSPPAGAAFAGTGSEGSGSGELAPGAFEPRPWEPSGWEPRPWELPARSQPFPTPPASPTPSPSPASPPSSSPVGASVAQSGPPDGRTGGEPTTRERAARSLPDACGFPEADPDALDQLVPDTVLEGAAFGSAAVRAVARRGAVARRRGAARGAALLTARFGTGRDALLLIAVATAAPAAPRAARDACAWLGGAIGRSAAQLARDLRTGRTDALRAGLQRLTHRAHGKLRTGPTGTPESTGAPEPTGTPEPPRTVGPPGTPSTAGPPPAALRCLLLSADPGCRTRVFFGVGAGGLFRLRDGGWADLEPGDGTPFRFRAEPGRPGDVLLLCGPDLAGRLGLDPDAAARLAAAWSAPAPPDPADFLTAVRPRAAEDVGDRTAVGVWEA
- a CDS encoding DUF456 domain-containing protein, whose product is MNVGQLIVVGLVMLLGVFGVLIPGIPGPLVVWAGLLWWTTVERSSWAWTVLMAGTGVLLLNQVLKWLLPARNLRAAGAPYRTLVLAGVTGIAGFFLLPVIGCPLGAFGGLYVLERVRLGSHGDAWASTRTVLRAVGLSVLVELFACLLVVGAWVGAVVAG
- the rsgA gene encoding ribosome small subunit-dependent GTPase A produces the protein MFDFAFSAAHPLTGYGWDDGFAESFLPFAGQGFVPGRIVRVDRGRVDAVVPEGDGVRTVLADAALVATGDPMRVPCTGDWAAIDLANGRSGDHLDGVVRALLPRRTAFVRSASSKRSEGQVLATNVDRIVICVSLAEQLDLGRIERFLALALSSAADGSASPGAGGARPLVALTKADLVGDPAVLDHLVADVAAAAPGAPVLAVSAATGDGLDALSTLLAGATSVLVGRSGAGKSTLANALLGADVQDVQAVRDQDGKGRHTTTTRDLLVLPAGGALIDTPGLRGVGMWDAEAGLARAFADVEELAGRCRFHDCAHEAEPGCAVQEAVASGELAPRRLESHRKLRRENQWIVAKTDVRQRAQLRREWKQKQALGRHMTERKRGQGVEGRERRRGR
- a CDS encoding nucleic acid/nucleotide deaminase domain-containing protein, whose amino-acid sequence is MTNRIVKALEDGAGKLAKTLGKDAGKAVQDLYHDTGKRLKRVADNHLETDAKHAAEMERIAKRPRTETPVYHLDDRGNISRLRHNPGAKTPEERYKKEKLTSEDKERLGLQSSSIGGPRKGEQAARLKNKQEGRTDPRPTSSSTPVAQGSSDLAQATQLARHADNSYGTHRGGEFSSNNYAAARITGANDKGDFILVGRSHRGTSEYPGAHSERMIGTPFLRQGEGNRIRDLYTERAPCGPAANCSAWMAERLSHVNVSHTFEYGNTTASRAAGNAAMQQYLDGLKASR
- a CDS encoding SUKH-4 family immunity protein — encoded protein: MTTSPDDLSRPALETVFTPAELITVPERQLADVADPDAREVLRTLGLPTGATPWFSFYTKIGERFERVGEDFDWELADTYDEVPPGADRWIPLAEIPYDSIVLDPETGKVHCLPQDGEIYLFNSTLRQFVHFLYILQVERPAYDMEWEGDDDLFDSEGARSRVEAAMRSIDPAALEIPESRWHDVLAGIEDPEYDHY
- a CDS encoding nucleic acid/nucleotide deaminase domain-containing protein, translated to MTEDTSLRTFGPSDPEDPAGAPAHRLAGVSVPWQVGPYFATRGDDPVPLGAYAEANGHRLSRAECADWARLGTDNGFELCADAEGSVWAVLLDFEEDDRFVNSSPEEFAAGLAELHEALRVILSTDRPATAAAAFEKLTERLKTANPRAFVDRESWWPLVLDDIRDTASVENYAAFEYVDPTSGKRIVTRSGTLGLHPEERLWDGLHAAGVKPEQVLRIHTDLEPCFLPGHYCSLWLGQVFPHAELTHSFPYGESAESRAAGVRALRESSAQEDGPDASNGSAADR